In Humulus lupulus chromosome 6, drHumLupu1.1, whole genome shotgun sequence, a single genomic region encodes these proteins:
- the LOC133782940 gene encoding BTB/POZ domain-containing protein At2g24240-like, translating to MGIQTDRVRFNVGGRIFETTATTLANAGRNSMFGAMFDENWNLQQQSINSGEYFLDRNPDCFSVLLDLLRTHELYLPSNVPEKLLYREALYYGLLDHVRLAKWGQFDGNRLGLSRSVTGQAPGDGTAIRAGPDGGCCVAHGSMVHVYDWMMEEHPPINLDYQRVNDVGWVDSENVVVSVCERPSRGDGGMGLFSSSSGELRYKFQVRHEEQTKSFTAGPLSFSSDYKIYSSCKGRSNEYGIGVWDQVTGKQVDFYYEPPGWSLGEADKLQWLNGTNCLLVATLFPRKDNCYISLLDFREKRMVWNWSDIGAPLTIDERRVRDAIAMEESNSVCVVNEYEELGFIDLRISGGGVRWSSRSRLMKGKMPDEPCYPKLALHEGQLFSSMDDCISVFCGPDWVLTSRLRNSYGGSICDFSIGGDRLFALHSEENVFDIWETPPPPVI from the coding sequence ATGGGAATTCAAACAGACAGAGTTAGATTCAACGTGGGAGGAAGAATCTTCGAAACAACGGCCACAACGTTAGCCAACGCGGGTCGTAATTCCATGTTCGGAGCCATGTTCGACGAGAATTGGAACCTTCAACAGCAGTCCATTAACTCCGGCGAATACTTCCTTGATCGGAACCCTGATTGCTTCTCTGTACTTCTCGATCTTCTCCGAACACATGAGCTTTATCTCCCGTCCAACGTCCCGGAAAAGCTTCTGTACAGAGAGGCCTTGTACTACGGTCTTTTGGACCACGTTCGCTTGGCGAAGTGGGGCCAATTCGACGGTAACAGATTAGGCCTTTCCCGGTCAGTAACGGGCCAAGCTCCCGGCGACGGCACCGCCATTCGGGCCGGTCCAGATGGCGGCTGCTGCGTGGCTCATGGGAGCATGGTTCATGTCTATGATTGGATGATGGAAGAACACCCTCCAATCAATCTCGATTACCAAAGAGTAAACGACGTCGGTTGGGTCGATTCAGAGAATGTGGTGGTCAGTGTCTGCGAGCGGCCGAGCCGCGGCGATGGGGGAATGGGGTTGTTTAGTTCGTCCAGCGGTGAGCTTAGGTACAAGTTTCAGGTCAGACATGAGGAGCAGACCAAGAGCTTCACAGCTGGGCCACTGAGTTTTAGTTCTGATTACAAGATTTACTCGAGCTGTAAAGGAAGAAGCAATGAGTATGGGATTGGTGTTTGGGATCAAGTGACTGGAAAACAGGTTGATTTTTACTATGAACCACCTGGTTGGTCACTTGGTGAGGCTGACAAACTCCAATGGCTAAATGGGACTAATTGTTTGCTTGTGGCAACTTTGTTCCCTAGAAAAGACAACTGTTACATTAGCTTGCTTGATTTCAGAGAGAAGAGAATGGTTTGGAACTGGTCTGATATCGGTGCGCCTTTAACCATAGACGAAAGGCGAGTTAGAGACGCCATAGCTATGGAGGAGAGTAACTCAGTCTGTGTTGTGAATGAGTATGAAGAATTGGGTTTCATTGATCTGAGAATTTCAGGTGGGGGTGTTAGGTGGAGCTCAAGAAGTAGGCTAATGAAGGGGAAAATGCCTGATGAGCCTTGTTATCCCAAGCTTGCTTTACATGAAGGTCAACTGTTCTCTTCCATGGATGATTGCATCTCAGTGTTTTGTGGACCTGACTGGGTTTTAACTTCTAGGCTTAGAAATAGCTATGGAGGTTCCATTTGTGATTTTTCCATTGGCGGGGATCGGCTCTTTGCTCTCCACAGTGAagaaaatgtgtttgatatatggGAAACTCCACCTCCACCTGTCATATGA